In the genome of Danio rerio strain Tuebingen ecotype United States chromosome 23, GRCz12tu, whole genome shotgun sequence, one region contains:
- the zgc:174862 gene encoding uncharacterized protein LOC100142646 — translation MFYTSVPNQQQDEEKQNLQQEPGGLISRCITSALTPQTSTSSLSAQTSTSALTPQTYTSALSPQESTSALTPQTSTSALSAQTSTSVLNPQTSTSALSAQTSTSVLNPQMSTSALSAQTSTSVLNPQMSTSALSAQTSTSVLNPQMSTSALSAQTSTSVLNPQTSTSALSAQTSTSVLNPQMSTSALSAQTSTSVLNPQMSTSALSAQTSTSVLNPQTSTSALSAQTSTSVLNPQTSTSALSAQTSTSVLNPQTSTSALSAQTSTSVLNPQMSTSALSAQTSTSVLNPQMSRDV, via the exons atgttttatacCTCAGTGCCAAATCAGCAGCAGGATGAAGAGAAGCAGAACTTGCAGCAAGAACCAG GGGGATTAATTAGCAGGTGTATAACATCTGCACTGACTCCACAGACGTCCACCTCTTCACTGAGTGCTCAGACGTCCACATCTGCATTGACTCCACAAACGTACACATCTGCACTGAGTCCTCAGGAGTCCACATCTGCACTGACTCCACAGACTTCCACCTCTGCACTGAGTGCTCAGACGTCCACATCTGTACTGAATCCACAGACTTCCACCTCTGCACTGAGTGCTCAGACGTCCACATCTGTACTGAATCCACAGATGTCCACCTCTGCACTGAGTGCTCAGACGTCCACATCTGTACTGAATCCACAGATGTCCACCTCTGCACTGAGTGCTCAGACGTCCACATCTGTACTGAATCCACAGATGTCCACCTCTGCACTGAGTGCTCAGACGTCCACATCTGTACTGAATCCACAGACTTCCACCTCTGCACTGAGTGCTCAGACGTCCACATCTGTACTGAATCCACAGATGTCCACCTCTGCACTGAGTGCTCAGACGTCCACATCTGTACTGAATCCACAGATGTCCACCTCTGCACTGAGTGCTCAGACGTCCACATCTGTACTGAATCCACAGACTTCCACCTCTGCACTGAGTGCTCAGACGTCCACATCTGTACTGAATCCACAGACTTCCACCTCTGCACTGAGTGCTCAGACGTCCACATCTGTACTGAATCCACAGACTTCCACCTCTGCACTGAGTGCTCAGACGTCCACATCTGTACTGAATCCACAGATGTCCACCTCTGCACTAAGTGCTCAGACGTCCACATCTGTACTGAATCCACAGATgtccagagatgtataa